The Plasmodium brasilianum strain Bolivian I chromosome 14, whole genome shotgun sequence genome contains a region encoding:
- a CDS encoding hypothetical protein (conserved Plasmodium protein), with the protein MKITNRLQNFFSKFDKKKIKKDCIVNIKNILSEKNEKKKEEELKELFEFLSSLLYKDLEKDVVKIQINLLEKKKKNLLFRNLRKIFKTLLLFKNEKDYIEMLCDFLFYLFKYMRKINVRKCYKLIRGISSASQLYGNNCLKDDNRGRRGSLTDELLKREVTTNDDDNEVTCTTKRSNNIVGNNNNEGSNRKHLERGRSKIPTCMSAHNDLLFHFLLNSNILIYLEMLKKGSSKNLQYEEHYFFMNLKKSMINKKYILKLCDLVIFIILNYPNFPIFIDTLFNLFFFVRNNLITFFLNNIYKRLSDIFILKNNEINKNFTISQTGQSDNGEDNIGKDEQRGLINPIIEEAKKKKEKTKEEITKFEMYKLLYRIIPDGNNSISIISGNGGSSNVGNSSCAYSCALSFHFLYALTSRCVRLYNFPTILRDAIFYKKLLIQKIYKEKNEEEQLRNSNSTSSGKVSLLEYSKNLYNNSFLNLIKNKFCLYMNIDQNILNIFLINEFDKFLTSKNLNYRNFYLLMFYKTDKYYQINILLFFQKIILRNVLKYALLVGCKGGGHNSQTCGMADNVIGSVHEGTIKTSTALGEAVDGKESTMKISNCVADDCLTDDGEDFVQVSIEEHPRQARHVAYFFKKENAKLKMLHMNEFNICSKDINRIVSKASENTFIVLKNLDFIDLTCSDKNFLFDKNAINILLYQMTKESFNLFKFLHSFSLKKKEDTNIYVKNLSFLEAILKCIYNFVNSFYSISKLTRSGKKCVLCCNDKKQFVLFTNNYYEQIKNKKMKTRVTEKNVYLRFEKNFNRKCAKGKNFKIMKNLIKLYVTTIIEKNKKEKYFCTTEEIEIAKIILFVFNFMIFYMTNNLNNENNLNKQCEKKRINGKQLKKRYCDIFTHIHVFPNLIKRYKDKKQTARDDLKKELIRFSKNYSFIGKQLNSNVDKNYFIFFTNYNFLQINKENKDFQTCRQIYNLFKSVTLEMVFSNGTLPTKGDEIVEEHGKEQKGQSSSASMCVSETGTVTATATATANGGDQQQESEDDIVISGGSLLDILAENAKKERKSHIMKRKKIRTDLFYNVINLLKYLKINIKEQSAEGVIRTLHYLLQSLVMISRKVKMIAKREQVLVEQLGDVAVVQEKWRGKKVQQDNSEMGGRNGRDGREEQDKTVDRSTNDGMYTDTHVDMLEVMGESSDDVTRADVCEITNGELYDGTNKTDKKRANEGDSCIGSSSGSDNGSVGGSDNGSVGGSDNGSVGGSDNGSVGGSDNGSVGGSDNGSVGGSESVSYDQSINAAAQYMRDMAYMEKKIRHFLLCFKVNKNVKVKEPNKIKGLIENFTLKIMRILTKEKKNKDLIKITIRCLENYSTLESYILLGNHNMLRCRNSLANKIRSNKHIVVTYLFHFLEMLDVLPQVNRYYSKFFNLFFKSSFVRYININEMFNSCYKKYFCRVIHKFASDLNIHDYIKNKIKIQTINSQQKQELCERILLMIKKYNKKVYVIDEDLYRKCINSVMNNHRSNNKTLLNSFTLNVLSHIVQNICIHFNKILKNKNAYEFKKKISFSLLVLLKKISTIIHIQDDKNLQHFKDQLVNYHFVEITNFQKCLDKELCNQSIRININDYVKKLAHVLQGLKFTQRTCDNNILNEGRAVNIPTITTQGKEHKKRSAPPHARDRKKIK; encoded by the exons atgaaaattacaaatcggctgcaaaattttttttcgaaatttgataaaaaaaagattaagaAAGATTGtatagtaaatataaaaaacattttaagtgaaaaaaatgaaaaaaaaaaagaggaagagTTAAAAGAACTATTTGAGTTTTTGTCCAGTTTGCTATACAAGGATTTGGAAAAGGATGttgtaaaaatacaaataaatttgctagaaaaaaaaaaaaaaaatcttctttttagaaatttaagaaagatatttaaaactttacttttatttaaaaatgaaaaggattATATAGAAATGCTGtgtgattttttattttatttatttaagtatatgagaaaaataaatgtaaggAAATGCTACAAGTTAATTAGGGGGATCTCTTCTGCAAGTCAGCTATATGGTAATAACTGTCTAAAGGATGATAATAGGGGTAGGAGGGGATCACTAACGGATGAGCTTCTTAAGAGGGAAGTAACTACGAATGACGATGATAATGAAGTTACATGTACTACAAAGCGTAGCAACAACATAGTTGGGAACAACAACAACGAAGGAAGTAATAGGAAGCATCTTGAGAGGGGAAGAAGTAAGATTCCAACCTGTATGAGTGCACATAACGATttattgtttcattttttactgaatagcaatattttaatatatttagaaatgcTAAAAAAAGGGAGCAGCAAAAATTTACAGTATGAAgagcattatttttttatgaatttaaaGAAGTcgatgataaataaaaaatatattttaaaactatGTGACCTAGTtatctttataattttaaattatccaAATTTCCCCATATTTATTGATACgctatttaatttatttttttttgttcgtaATAATCTGATTACGTTTTTtctgaataatatatacaaaaggTTGTCagacatttttattttaaaaaataatgagataaataaaaattttaca ATAAGCCAAACGGGTCAAAGTGACAACGGTGAGGACAACATAGGAAAGGACGAGCAGCGTGGGCTAATAAACCCAATAATAGAGgaagcgaaaaaaaaaaaagaaaaaacaaaagaggAAATAACTAAGTTCGAAATGTACAAATTGTTGTACAGGATTATTCCAGATGGTAATAATAGCATTAGCATTATTAGCGGCAATGGTGGCAGTAGTAACGTTGGTAATAGCAGTTGTGCTTACTCGTGTGCATTAAGTTTCCACTTTTTATATGCCTTGACGAGCAGATGTGTAAGGCTGTACAACTTTCCAACAATTCTGAGAGAtgccattttttataaaaaattgctCATTCAAAAGATATACAAAGAAAAGAATGAAGAGGAGCAATTACGAAATAGTAACAGTACTAGTAGTGGTAAAGTTTCGTTATTGGAGTACtccaaaaatttatacaacaactcctttttaaatcttattaaaaataaattttgccTTTATATGAACATTGATCAGAATATTCTGAAcatctttttaataaatgaatttgATAAATTTCTGACAAGCAAGAATTTAAACTACAGGAATTTTTATCTGttaatgttttataaaacaGACAAGTATtatcaaataaatattcttctgttttttcaaaaaattatacttagAAATGTGTTAAAGTATGCTCTGCTTGTAGGATGTAAGGGGGGAGGTCATAACAGTCAGACGTGTGGTATGGCGGACAACGTTATAGGGTCCGTTCATGAGGGAACTATAAAAACAAGTACTGCCCTAGGAGAAGCGGTTGATGGGAAAGAGTCTACTATGAAAATCAGTAACTGTGTAGCGGACGACTGTTTAACGGATGATGGAGAAGACTTTGTTCAGGTGAGTATTGAGGAGCATCCTCGACAAGCAAGGCATGTTGCCTACTTCTTTAAGAAGGAGAATGCAAAACTTAAAATGCTTCACATGAACGAGTTTAACATTTGTAGCAAAGACATAAATAGGATTGTTTCGAAAGCATCTGAAAATACATtcattgttttaaaaaatttagacTTCATCGATTTAACTTGTTCGGATAAAAACTTTCTGTTTGATAAGAATGCaattaatatacttttatatcaGATGACAAAAGAGAGTTTTAATctgtttaaatttttacattcttttagcttaaaaaaaaaagaagatacaaatatttatgtaaaaaatctTAGTTTTTTAGAAGCTATATTGAAATGCATTtacaattttgtaaattcGTTTTATTCAATTAGTAAGCTTACCAGATCAGGCAAAAAATGTGTCTTATGTTGTAATGACAAAAAACAGTTCGTTTTATTCactaataattattatgaacagataaaaaataaaaagatgaaaaCAAGAGTGACAGAGAAAAATGTGTACTTAcgttttgaaaaaaattttaatagaaaatgtgcgaagggaaaaaattttaaaatcatGAAAAATCTGATTAAGCTGTATGTTACTACAATAATTGAgaagaataaaaaggaaaaatatttttgtacaaCAGAAGAAATTGAAATAgctaaaataattttgtttgtttttaattttatgatattttatatgaccaataatttaaataatgaaaacaaCCTGAACAAGcaatgtgaaaaaaaaagaataaacggaaaacaattaaaaaaaaggtattgTGATATTTTCACCCATATACATGTGTTTCCCAATTTGATAAAAAGGTATAAGGATAAAAAACAAACTGCTAGAgatgatttaaaaaaggagTTGATAAGATTTTcgaaaaattattcttttatagGCAAACAGTTGAATAGCAATGtagataaaaattatttcatattttttaccaattataattttttgcaaaTAAACAAAGAAAACAAAGATTTTCAAACGTGTAGGCAAATTTACAATCTCTTTAAAAGTGTAACACTTGAGATGGTATTCAGTAATGGTACACTGCCAACTAAAGGGGATGAAATAGTGGAAGAACATGGTAAAGAGCAAAAGGGGCAATCCTCATCCGCATCTATGTGTGTATCTGAAACTGGAACTGTAACTGCAACTGCAACTGCAACTGCAAACGGGGGCGATCAGCAGCAGGAGAGCGAAGATGATATTGTCATTTCGGGTGGATCCTTGCTAGACATATTAGCAGAGAAtgcaaaaaaggaaaggaaGAGTCATATcatgaaaagaaagaaaattcGTACTGATCTATTTTACAATGTTatcaatttattaaaatatttaaaaataaatataaaagagcAGAGCGCAGAAGGAGTAATAAGGACTCTTCATTACCTACTCCAATCCCTTGTTATGATTTCAAGAAAGGTTAAAATGATTGCAAAGCGGGAACAAGTTCTGGTCGAGCAGTTGGGGGATGTAGCAGTAGTACAAGAAAAATGGCGTGGAAAAAAGGTGCAACAGGATAATAGTGAAATGGGTGGAAGAAATGGAAGGGATGGAAGAGAAGAGCAAGACAAAACCGTAGACAGGAGCACAAATGACGGTATGTACACAGATACGCATGTAGATATGCTTGAAGTTATGGGGGAATCATCGGATGATGTAACACGTGCGGATGTGTGTGAAATAACGAATGGGGAATTATATGATGGTACGAATAAAacagataaaaaaagagCGAATGAAGGTGATAGCTGCATTGGTAGTAGTAGTGGTAGTGATAATGGCAGTGTTGGTGGAAGTGATAATGGCAGTGTTGGTGGAAGTGATAATGGCAGTGTTGGTGGAAGTGATAATGGCAGTGTTGGTGGAAGTGATAATGGCAGTGTTGGTGGTAGTGATAATGGCAGTGTTGGTGGTAGTGAGAGTGTTAGTTACGACCAGTCGATCAATGCTGCCGCTCAATACATGCGAGATATGgcatatatggaaaaaaaaataagacaTTTCTTACTATGCTTTAaggttaataaaaatgtaaaggtAAAAGAgccaaataaaataaaagggtTAATAGAGAATTTTacgttaaaaattatgaggATTCttacaaaggaaaaaaaaaataaggatcTAATAAAGATAACCATAAGATGTTTGGAAAATTATAGCACGTTAGAGAGTTATATCTTGTTGGGGAATCATAACATGCTGAGGTGCCGTAACTCGTTGGCGAACAAAATAAGAAGTAATAAACATATCGTGGTTACTTATTTATTCCACTTTTTAGAAATGTTAGATGTTTTACCACAAGTAAATCGgtattattcaaaattttttaatttattttttaagagtTCTTTTGTAagatacataaatataaatgaaatgttCAACAgttgttataaaaaatatttttgtcgAGTCATTCATAAATTTGCATCTGACCTGAACATACatgattatattaaaaacaaaataaaaatacagaCTATAAATTCTCAACAAAAACAAGAGTTGTGTGAAAGAATTCTTCTTatgataaagaaatataataaaaaggtgTACGTCATTGATGAAGATCTTTATCGAAAATGCATTAACAGTGTTATGAATAATCATAGAAGTAATAATAAGACCCTTTTAAACTCCTTTACATTAAATGTACTGTCCCATATTGTACAGAATATTTGcattcattttaataaaatattgaaaaataagaatgcATAtgaatttaagaaaaaaattagttttaGTCTATtggttttattaaaaaaaattagcacaatcatacatatacaagatgataaaaatttacagCATTTCAAGGATCAGTTAGTCAATTATCATTTTGTTGAAATTACCAATTTTCAGAAATGCTTAGATAAAGAACTGTGCAATCAAAGCATACGGATTAACATAAACgattatgttaaaaaattagcaCATGTTTTACAAGGCTTAAAATTTACTCAACGTACATGTGATAATAACATACTAAATGAGGGGAGAGCAGTAAACATACCTACTATAACTACACAAGGGAAAGAACATAAGAAGAGATCTGCACCACCACATGCCAGGGAtagaaagaaaattaaatga
- a CDS encoding hydrolase produces MITENGIIFLGTGSSSSSPKLSHIFKNSKILSKQNIRNSYNSELKKEDFDYVEKFVDELASKDLECIDELNDLYLRKKYNDCSDLKCYTCYDALNDNSKNKRNNISVLLKSNDSYVLIDVGKTFRDSLLRNKDKINFYEIKLDLVLISHSHTDALNGIDDLRDLQEFNKIKHDDICYYTPKNPIDIYVNEVTYDRLRKGYDYLVKKRTENIFYSKIAALNLYVLNDEKYNVLIHEKKNLKELTDELVNNSKYNHNNKTEKKNKINDIDDKKEGVNTDDDKACINIHTCDKRDEYGFVYTKFDKDKSIRFIPFQHGTNYICVGYVIGENKKLIYISDCSYLPPYVLDYIKKVGSPEILVIDALYYNSKHYSHFSLYESIQIALIIKPKKVFFIGMSCDIEHNITNLFLKKLAKKFPDISFALAHDGLFVPFDF; encoded by the exons ATGATAACGGAGAACGGTATCATATTTTTAG GTACAGGTTCATCATCTTCCAGTCCAAAGTTATCTcacattttcaaaaattcaaaaattttatcgaaacaaaatattaggaattcatataattcagaattgaaaaaagaagattttGACTACGTAGAGAAATTTGTTGATGAGTTGGCTTCGAAAGATTTAGAATGTATTGATGAGCTAAATGATTtgtatttaagaaaaaaatataatgactGTTCAGATTTAAAATGTTACACGTGTTACGATGCATTAAAtgataattcaaaaaataagagaaataatatttccgTTCTCCTAAAATCAAATGACTCTTATGTTCTAATAGACGTCGGAAAAACGTTTAGAGACAGCCTTTTGCGTAACAaggataaaattaatttttat GAAATTAAATTAGACTTAGTCCTGATAAGCCACAGTCACACAGACGCATTGAACGGGATAGATGACTTGAGAGATTTGCAagaatttaacaaaataaaacatgatGATATCTGTTATTACACGCCGAAAAATCCAATTGACATATATGTGAATGAAGTAACCTATGATCGATTACGAAAAGGTTATGACTATTTAGTTAAGAAAAGAACAGAAAATAtcttttattcaaaaattgcTGCACTTAATCTATATGTTTTAAAcgatgaaaaatataatgtattaataCATGAGAAAAAGAATTTGAAGGAATTAACTGATGAACTAGttaataattcaaaatataatcataataataaaacagaaaaaaaaaataaaataaatgatattgATGATAAAAAGGAAGGAGTAAATACAGATGATGATAAAGCctgtataaatatacacaccTGTGACAAAAGAGATGAATATGGTTTTGTCTATACAAAATTTGATAAAGATAAAAGTATAAGATTTATTCCATTTCAACATGGAACAAATTACATTTGTGTTGGTTATGTAAtaggagaaaataaaaagttaatatatatttcagaTTGTTCATATTTACCACCATATGTATTagattatattaaaaaagtaggATCACCTGAAATTTTAGTTATAGACGCACTTTATTATAATTCGAAACATTATTCTCACTTCTCCTTGTATGAAAGTATACAAATTGCTTTGATAATTAAACCAAAgaaagttttttttataggGATGTCTTGTGATATTGAACATAATATTActaatttatttcttaaaaaattggCAAAAAAATTTCCAGATATTTCTTTCGCCTTGGCACATGACGGTCTGTTCGTCCCCTTCGATTTTTAG
- a CDS encoding hypothetical protein (conserved Plasmodium protein), with protein MDNSLITSYILITEKLNSNKFTGHKIKLKSSILCRQEDVDYDVIENFCNVLKKNTSFSGYLDISYNNLNEINLFHVICSVYENKNIRGLNIKGNKITNMIFQKILLNLEHNNFEYLNIQSTQLNDQQIKNIIFSTLNKKVQSLKLPFLNINTFQYLIKYLIYNDSLKKLHFFITYHNETISKHTQNNENVISNYQNYVHSLRNLFKQFIQVVEDKANIKNVKCKMNFHDDEIEEMISFINSVCEKHKRNSEKDQKMNEHIMRVTPLEKIQLLISDINGTTKHIEKFEKEVQMTFDKDVITFLQKMLP; from the exons ATGGACAATTCACTAATCACGTCGTACATCCTAATAACGGAAAAACTAAATAGCAATAAATTTACGGGGCATAAAATAAAGCTGAAAAGCAGTATTTTGTGTAGACAAGAAGATGTCGATTACGATGTTATAGAAAACTTTTGTaacgttttaaaaaaaaatacatcgTTTAGTGGATACTTAGACATATCATATaacaatttaaatgaaattaatttatttcatgttATATGTAgtgtatatgaaaataaaaatattagagggttaaatataaaaggaaataaaattacaaatatgatatttcaaaaaattttattaaatcttgaacataataattttgaatatttgaatataCAAAGTACTCAGTTAAATGAtcaacaaataaaaaatattattttttctacattaaacaaaaaagttcaatcattaaaattaccttttttaaatatcaaCACATTCCAAtatcttataaaatatttaatatacaatGATTCATTAAAGAAGTTGCACTTCTTTATTACGTATCATAATGAAACTATATCCAAGCATACAcagaataatgaaaatgttaTTAGCAATTACCAGAATTATGTCcat AGtttaagaaatttatttaagCAGTTTATTCAAGTGGTTGAAGACAAAGcgaacataaaaaatgtcAAATGTAAAATGAATTTTCACGATGATGAAATTGAGGAAATGATAAGTTTCATTAACTCTGTTTGTGAAAAGCATAAAAGGAACTCTGAAAAGGATCAAAAGATGAATGAGCACATAATGCGAGTAACTCCTTTGGAAAAGATACAGTTGCTCATATCGGACATAAACGG gaCGACTAAGCATAttgaaaaatttgaaaaagaagTTCAAATGACGTTTGACAAGGATGTAATAACATTTCTTCAAAAAATGTtaccttaa